Genomic segment of Drosophila biarmipes strain raj3 chromosome 2L, RU_DBia_V1.1, whole genome shotgun sequence:
agaaaaagtTGTGCTCTAACCGCAAAGCACTTGACACGCTCAGCTGCTGTCCAATCTAATGGACAACTTTCCTCTTTTTGCCATGATGTCGGATGAAAGACGACCTGCCGAGTCCGTGTGAGTGTCCTGTGTGCAAGTCCTGGATATGTGTGCCTCAGTACCCCCGATatgcacacacagatacaaatccacacacacacaagctcGCAAGCAGTCTGGGCTAAAACAAAACGATGGAAAATGCcaataaatgcaaataaatgtaAGCTTATTTCTCCTAGATGGACGAGCAGCTAGTTCCTGAGCTCCGAGTTGCTCGCCTTTTTCGCTTGCTCTTGGCTCCATGGTAAGCCAATCAGTGTTTCGTGCAGTGTAAGCTGCGGGGAAGTATCTGGGCGCTTGTTTGCTTTATCTCGGTGTTGTGGGATAAGCAAAATAATGACATTCAGTTCAGAGTGTGCCATAAACAAAGCCAAGAATCTATTGGCAAACACTGGGATCACACATAAAAACCTCGTACTATGAGAGCCAGTAAAAAAGGAATAAGAGAAAACCTCCTTGGATTGGCCAAAGGAAATTCCTAAAATACTTTATAGCTGACTTTTAATCAAAGATGTTAAGTGGCTCTTCTACCTATGAGCTCAGTATTttcttaagaaaataaattcatcAAATACAACTTTGTTGGCCTAACCCACTTACACACTTTacctttaaattgaaatctgcttttattggtatttaaagccattcatttaaaaactacaatttctcaaaaacttTATTTCAAAATGGAGATGTACACTTAAACAGAATTAACCGAATGGAAAGAATACAGAAACTGGCCGAAGACAAGAAGTATCCAACAGATGTATCTATACCCATGTGCATATAGAGATGTTGATCGTAGATCGTAAAGCAGCAGATTAGCGCCGGAATTTAGTTAATCTAAACGGGCGAACCTTTTAAGGCTTTCCTCTTGGAGGAAATAGGGCCTCCTTCCTAGGAGTTCTTCTGGGGCACCTTGACGATGACGCTCTTGACCTCCGTGTAGTTGGACAGCGCGTACTCGCCGTTCTCGCGGCCATGGCCGGACATCTTGTAGCCGCCGAAGGGAGCCTGGGCGGCCAGGGCGTTGTAGGTGTTCACCCACACGGTTCCGGCGCGCAGGCCGCCCACAATGTAGTTGGCCTTGTCCAGATCCTTGGTGAAAACGGCGGCGGCTAGTCCGTAGTCGGAGTTGTTGGCGCGCTCGATGACCTCATCCAGCTGCTTGAAGCGGATCAGCTGCTGAACGGGTCCGAAAATCTCCTCCTTGGCAATGGTCATGTTGTCCTCCACATTGGCGAACACCGTGGGCTGGACAAAGTAGCCGGGCAGACCCTCTGGACGGCTGCCACCGGCGACCAGCTTGGCGCCCTGCTGCTTGCCGGTTTGGATCAGGCCGAGGATCTTCTCCATCTGCTCCTCGTTGACCTGGGGACCCTGCTCCACGTTCAAATCGAAGGGGTTGCCCACGGTGCGCTTCTTGGCACGCTCCGCACTGCGCTCCACGAACTCATCGTAGATCTTGTCCTCCACAAAGGTACGGGATCCGGCACAGCAGCACTGACCCATGTTGAAGAACAGGCCGAAGTGAGCCGTCTCCACGGCGTAGTCCAGATCGGAATCGGCCAGGATAATGTTGGGCGACTTGCCACCCAGCTCCAGGGTGACTCGCTTCAGGTTCGTGTTGCCCGAAGCCAGCTGGATGAGCTTGCCCACATCGGTGGATCCGGTGAAGGCCACCTTGTCAACATCACTGTGGTTGGCCAGAGCGGCGCCAGCAGTTCCGAATCCGGGCACCACATTGACCACACCCTCGGGGAAGCCAGCCTCCTTCACCAGCTGGGCGATGTACAGGGCTGTGAGACTGGTCTGCTCCGCGGGCTTCAGCACAATGGTGTTGCCGGTGGCCAGGGCGGGACCCAGTTTCCAGGCCATCATCAGGATGGGGAAGTTCCAGGGAATGATCTGGCCACACACGCCCACGGGCTCGTGGCGGGTGTAGGTGAAGAAGTCGCCGTCCATGGGGATGGTCTTGCCGTGGTTCTTGTCCGCCCATCCGGCGAAGTAGCGCAGGTTCTTGATGGCAGTCGGGAGGTCCACGTTGTAGGCCATGCTGTAGGGCTTGCCATTGTCCAGGGTTTCCAAGCTCtggaaaatatggaaaataattaGAGAGatcaaaacatatttaaatgtaattttatcgATTGACGTAATAATGAGTTTATAGGAAAGTTTTATAAAAccttaaattacatttaataaattacaaagaatatttaaaagaaatgtacaatatttcttttcaattatAGCTACGGCTAAGTAATAATCTTTCTTTTTAGGTAGGttttaatttctaaaaataatttatattggCATTCTTGAGATcttaaacttttaataaaaattcaatttaaaaataatgattgcaattagttaataataattatacgtaaaatactacaaatatataaccactttaaaaattgaaaataatactTCTGAAGCTAATATGAGGTAACTTTATCCTCTTAATAAGGACGGTTTAGTAATAAGTAATAGTAAATTAAGGTTAATTTAGAGGATAAATACATTAAATTGGCATCCTTATGAACTTAAAGTGggacttaaaattaaattgaagaAGAATGACTTAATAACCTAGCGTGTCATCCAGCAAAagcttttaataaattttgccTATCGCTCTTCCTACTCTAAAAGTTCCATAAATCAGCAGTACTTACGGCCAGGTAGACCTGATCGCGCTCTATGAGATCAGCCAGGCGGTAGAGCAGGCGACCGCGATCCGAGGCATCCATACGACGCCATGGGGAGCCCAACCTGGCGGTGATAGAACGGTCATAAACAATCCACTCAATGGGAATCTGAGCTTCACACTCACTTGAACGCACTGCGGGCAGCCTGGACGGCAATGTCGATATCTTCCTTACCGCCGCCCTGGATTTCGGCGATGACCTGCTCTGTGCTGGGGTTGATGGTGGTGAAGGTTTGGCCCGACTTGCTCTTGTGCCACTCGTTGTTGATAAACACCTGCAATAAAGAGTTAATAGCTCGGTTTAGTGCCATATCATTTCCATAATCTGGCATATTGGGTTCCGTTTAATTTTACAAAGTTTGGTTGGGATGTCAAACAGGCCGCTCCTCTGTGTGATAAGCCCTCGACTGCTgctatttgttattattagttgCCGCTGCCTCTGCGTGTTGTTCTCTATCGCAATCCGACTGACTGATTGCTCGGTTAGCATGTGTACCTGACAATCCCCCAACCCGTGTAATCTGAAACGTTTACCGGCTAACTGATTAGAATTGAAATGAAGTGAGCCCTCATCCCCTCGCGTCACCGCAATTCAATTCTGTTTATATTCATGTTCTatgactttttttatttttgcatacaTCTACTTTTGAATTTCACATTGAGCTTGCGAATATAAAACTTTCCACCAGACAAGGCCaaacataaatacatataGCGACGGAGACACGTGTGGACGATTTCGGGGGTCTGGCTAGACGATTGGACTGGTTCGATGAAGGAGCTCGACTTTACGAAGTGTGCCATGTTATCTTTATAGCAGGGAcccccaaaaataatcagGCTACCGGTGATAAGGAGTGGAAACTGCCTATAGCAACAAATAGAGTTAGATGAATGAAAAGATAAACAAGTTTATGAAGGGTGTGAGATCATGGTCTGATATTCTGTGTGAGGAAAACAGATTATCGGATTCGAAGgggtattaaatattatagaatgtgcgatccttaaaaaaatgttatttatatttgtatctcCCTCTTTGTTTCTAGTATAATGGATACATTTCTAGCCTTAgttataaagttttttaaatagatttgaaataaaatgttaattttagCTTTGTACATCAAatcgtaaagcaaaatgtattatcataaaaatataaattagttttttttcgcaaatgtattttcaatattactaaaattttctaaattaaaaaaaaaactatttaaatattttgtttgataACTTAAAATACCTTTTCTAATTGGagattttttcttatatttcacATATGTATAGAGTCCATCCTCTGAAACTAACCTTTATATGGTAGTTATAATTGAGTTTGAATTAGTCAATATAAATCGAGACAATTGAGTGATTTGTAATTTGAATTGGAGACTCACTTACGGGTtctgttataaaaaatatgtatataattgATTCTTCCTGATATTTTTCCCAAACTAAAATAGCTCCATCGCAAATGCTAAATTTTTCGCCGATCCCTTGGCACATCTGGCCACAAAAAGCCATTTGCCCCGCCTGCTAGCCACAAACTACTCTCAATTAAATCTAACGAACGATACTTCTAATTGGCGACACTAAAGATAACGAATAAAGAAGGCAAGTTCGTcgaatttatgcaaatttcccGGGGGGCAGAACGAAACCGCGAAGAGGGAAGAGAACTCGCAGCAAACAAATTTGCTTTTTCGCGAGCTGCCCTGACGTAACAGAAAACAGCAAACAATGGGAATCAGGGGCAAAAAAGCAACAAATAAAGCCGGCAAACTTGTCTTCGTTTTTTAGCTCTTTCGATATCGTTTGTCTGCTTTTTAGTCGCCGGTCTTTGGGTTCGCTTAGGCAGCCTAATCCCCTGCAATCCCCTCCAGCTGCCGATAAATATTTGGTGTACGTGCTCTGAATGCCGTGAGGCCCGCCCCTTGTTGTTGTGCCAATTTCTTTTCGTTAAACCCAAAATGGGGGAGCCTAAGACCGAACTGGAAAACCTAAAAACTTGATTTCGCATATGTAGGGCACTCGAGGAGGGGCTCCGAGCGATAAGCCCCAAGGTCAACTCAAAAACACGTTTAGTGCTTTCTTGTTGATTTTATTCCTTCGATTGCGAGTGCGATAACTGCcttcaattattattaatagttttcacttttttttttggtctgATTTGGCTTCGAACTTACCCCGGTGTAGAGGACCTCGGGGGCGGTCTGGGGCTGCGGCAGGGCGGAGTAGTTCGCAGCGGCAGCTGCGAATTGCTTGGTCTGGGCCCGCAGCAGGGCGCCGGTCTTCAAAACGCGCAGCATTTCGATGTGATCTTAACTTTTCCGGATAAAAGAGGGGGAGGGTTCGAGCACGCTCAGCTAGAACTGCGTGTTAATTGCTCAGCGGTCGGCGGGCAACTGAATCGCTGTCGTCGCGTTGCCGCTCGCGAAAACTACGGAGGAACTTTTCAAGAGTCTCGGGGGAGCTCACGCCACGCCACAAGTGCTGGCGGAAGTGGGGCGGGCACAACAGTCTGGCCGAAAGTAGCCAGAGATTACTCGTTGCTATCAGCGTAAGACAAACCATTGGAATTAGGCTCCAAACACATTCATTAtttgtagtttttattttcaacgGCCCACTAagaatttattgaatttttttgtttaattttgagtAGTAATGAGAGTGAAATATttgacataaaaatataagtctttcaaaaagtaatcaaaaaatgtttatatttcgTTCCTTCTACAAAaagttttgaaatttttatatgTTTCTTACATAATATGTTATTCTACAAACCATACGTTATACCACATAATTGTTAACATCTGGTcatctataaatatatataaatcataTCTGCTCTGCTCTAAATATGGCCGTATTTTAACTTCCtgagaaatattcaaaaaaaacataaatgtaGATATCACAAAAAAATACTGAATATATATTGTCAGgacttaaatataaaaataaacccatTGAATTAGTCCAAACTCAGAGAAATGTTATATTAACTTaagtaaattattaaatatttattgaatactttttagcaataatattaagtttttaaaaagccAATTTGCCAACACCGACAGACGTTGATAGTGCCCGAGCGAGATAGCTACTGAACAATCTCTTGATTAAGGAGAACCAGACAGAgaaccaaacaaaaataaagagtgtaaaaaacaaaaactaaaaatacctaaatgaaattgcatttgcatgTGGAGCTTGTTTTGTGTGCGAAAGAgggaatattataatattgtttatCAAATTGCCACGCTCCGAAGATAGATATGGCGCTAAAGCTGTGGATAGATTTACTTGGCAAGCCAGCACGGTATAAATAACATGCGTTTTCGCTTTAGGGAACAAACATTCTAgaattttatgattttcgaCCACCGTGACTTgctattttttaatagaatcTGCTTAGAATTTCGTGACCAGAGGAAATTCACTAAAAACTGAGCTAAAAACGAATACTTATAAAAGCTTATCAGTCTTCCACCACGCAAatcaatcaataaatttatttatgtacattGTGCACACAATATGTAATAGATGTAACAAGATTCTATAGGATGTTTAcgttaatatttttacaaaaagaaatcaaaaacaGTCCgatttattaaaactaaattaacaatataatgatgttttttaaataatacaatgCTGACATTAAATTGATCAATTTGTCGTTATTTATCGGGAAGGAAACCATTCTACGATTTTTAAACAGAGACTTTCAAGAGATACCTTATATAAGGGCTTAAAATAAAGAACTTGTGGCAGATACACTTTAATTTACCACATAACTTTTCCATTTGGTAAATCTTAGACGAGATGGACATTTAATTGGAACTGCTATTAAACGAAATCgtaaaaaaatagtaaaatgcCCGAGCATGTGCCCTTTTATTGATCATTACGTTGATGTTTATTTTGCCGCTGTTCCACTCCATCATTCAGCTGACTCTTCAAATATTTCCATCCCTTCTCTTACCACTCGCctaaaacaaattgttttagcatacttttcggcTGTCAGCCTTATTACGAGCGCAAAATTGATGGGCCAGAAGAGGAAGAGATTTATTCCAACATAATTCATTAAAAACGATTTAGGCCAATTTGTCAAAATCCGCCGAAATTTATTCCAGTCGTAAATTGAAAGCTCAGCACAGCTGTCAAGCGAATCACGCATACGCATCGTTGGCCGAAGTCAAAGCGAAAAAACTAACTCAATCCCCCTACGAGAAACGCATGCAATCGAAATGGCGGCTGGGTAAACATTTGTTCGACTCGATATCCCTGCCCTCCATGGATCCTCGTCCGCCTGCGGGACCAATTACCATCGCCGAACCCCCCGAATAAACTTTAATGGCAATTGTTATGCGGCGGATCCGGTTATTGATGATTCGGCTGTCGCTGCGGTTGCTGTCCTCAGCTgcatgaaatatttaatatccGAGAGCAAACAGTTTGgcgtaaaaaataaattgcatatGGACAGCTCAGCTCGGCTCCACCAGCTCCTCCACTGCGCGCCACTCCACTCCACGGTGGTCGCCAGGACACACACTTAAATGCCTTTGATTTCCCGGGCCCGGGAATGTGCGGGTTATAAATgcgaaaatgaaatttacaacAATTTGCTGGAAATTActttcaattgaatttaattacgCCTGGTGGGAGACGTTGTCGCTCCATGTGCTGGTATAATTTTATGGATGATTACGTAAATTATGTTTGGTTTGCGTGCAGGTACTACACTCGTGTGTGTAGGGTAGTTCAGGTGAAGACAGGGTGGGATATGATTAACACGTGTAATATTTGTGTTTCTTGGGAATTGCAATTGAGCATCCCAAAGGGGGAAGAATCAAGAACCACTTGTGTTAACATACGATTAATTGCTGCTTCGATTTTGTGCGATGATGGAAAATTTACTATGTAATTATGGTGAAAGAAAGTTATAATGACAGTGTGCTatttatctaaaaataaatcctGTGAAATATTATACTCATAGAAAATTCTATTTATTCCCCCGGCACTAAAATATTGGCATATTAAATTCATGGAAATGTTCGAAAATGTCCCAAATTGTTTTTGGTTGAGTCAGCAAACGTTAACAAACGTCAAACAGGATGAATGGAAAATCCATCAATTTTGTGCGGTAATGATCTCTGTCAAAGGTCAAATCAAACAAAGGAAATTCTAGACCAGAATCTACGCGACCCACTTTGGACTTTGGCCAGAACCATGGCCAAAAACCCTAATGCTTTATGCTTTTGGCACACAATAAAAAAAGGGGAAGTGGAGTagggaaaagggaaaaaacgCGTTGAgctggggaaaaaatacagCGAAATGTATGCAAATGGCTTATGGTTTGGTTTTGCTTACACTTGCTTGACCCGCCCCGCTATTTCTTTCTCCACCCTTTTTTATCGCTCGCTTTTTCAGGGAATTGGGTTTCATGGCTCAATATAATCGTATT
This window contains:
- the LOC108032656 gene encoding aldehyde dehydrogenase, mitochondrial, which gives rise to MLRVLKTGALLRAQTKQFAAAAANYSALPQPQTAPEVLYTGVFINNEWHKSKSGQTFTTINPSTEQVIAEIQGGGKEDIDIAVQAARSAFKLGSPWRRMDASDRGRLLYRLADLIERDQVYLASLETLDNGKPYSMAYNVDLPTAIKNLRYFAGWADKNHGKTIPMDGDFFTYTRHEPVGVCGQIIPWNFPILMMAWKLGPALATGNTIVLKPAEQTSLTALYIAQLVKEAGFPEGVVNVVPGFGTAGAALANHSDVDKVAFTGSTDVGKLIQLASGNTNLKRVTLELGGKSPNIILADSDLDYAVETAHFGLFFNMGQCCCAGSRTFVEDKIYDEFVERSAERAKKRTVGNPFDLNVEQGPQVNEEQMEKILGLIQTGKQQGAKLVAGGSRPEGLPGYFVQPTVFANVEDNMTIAKEEIFGPVQQLIRFKQLDEVIERANNSDYGLAAAVFTKDLDKANYIVGGLRAGTVWVNTYNALAAQAPFGGYKMSGHGRENGEYALSNYTEVKSVIVKVPQKNS